One genomic region from Paroceanicella profunda encodes:
- a CDS encoding MBL fold metallo-hydrolase yields the protein MKRRTLFKYTGGMGLAVGMGATVAQSAQAGAPASGKQAPGYYRIRLGDYEVTALSDGTIGLPMDTLYQGLPPQDVIEHLAQRFQASPVETSVNAYLVNTGERLVLIDAGTGTLMGPDLGRLPSNLSAAGHFAEQVDDIILTHIHPDHAGGLVTNGRMTFPNATVHVNRREMDFWLAPAGEARTIETLASLVEEALGSLSPYIAAGRLQSFEDGASPIAGFSTALRAGHTPGHSAVTVERGGDKLVIWGDIVHGDFLQYDRPEVTVTIDLDPDMACAARAAAFAEAADERYIVAGAHHGFPGLGQVQRVGTHYAWIPLPYSANV from the coding sequence ATGAAACGTCGTACACTATTCAAATACACCGGGGGCATGGGATTAGCTGTTGGCATGGGTGCCACAGTGGCACAGTCCGCGCAGGCCGGCGCCCCCGCAAGTGGGAAACAAGCTCCCGGCTATTATAGGATACGGCTTGGTGACTACGAGGTTACGGCTCTATCGGACGGGACCATTGGGCTCCCGATGGATACCCTGTACCAAGGCCTTCCACCGCAGGATGTCATCGAGCATCTCGCTCAGCGTTTCCAAGCATCGCCAGTCGAAACTTCGGTGAACGCCTACCTTGTCAACACCGGCGAGCGGCTGGTCCTGATCGACGCTGGTACGGGAACCCTGATGGGGCCGGATCTGGGCAGGCTGCCGAGCAATCTTTCGGCTGCCGGCCATTTCGCCGAGCAGGTGGACGACATCATCCTGACGCATATCCACCCGGACCACGCGGGAGGTCTGGTTACCAACGGGCGGATGACCTTCCCGAACGCGACAGTACATGTGAACCGTCGGGAAATGGACTTCTGGCTGGCGCCAGCCGGAGAAGCGCGGACGATTGAAACCCTCGCCTCCTTGGTCGAGGAGGCCCTAGGCTCACTGTCCCCGTACATCGCGGCCGGCAGGCTTCAGAGCTTCGAGGACGGCGCATCCCCCATTGCAGGATTCTCTACTGCCCTCCGGGCTGGCCATACTCCGGGTCATAGCGCCGTCACCGTTGAACGCGGGGGTGATAAGCTCGTTATTTGGGGCGACATCGTGCACGGTGATTTCCTGCAATACGATCGGCCCGAGGTGACGGTGACAATCGATCTCGATCCGGACATGGCTTGCGCGGCTCGAGCCGCCGCCTTCGCGGAAGCCGCGGACGAAAGATACATTGTTGCCGGAGCACATCACGGCTTTCCGGGTCTTGGCCAAGTCCAACGCGTCGGAACGCACTACGCCTGGATACCCCTGCCCTATAGCGCCAACGTCTGA
- a CDS encoding DoxX family protein, with translation MSLLGASATAAPHILSLLRLFAAGSFFSHGSMKIFSWPAPFEYQMSGLVYIAGFMEVIGGPLLAIGLMTRPVAFMLSGLMAFAYFMAHAPQNFFPVLNGGEPSMLYCFLFLYISAAGPGPWSVDAAMARRANLRPAR, from the coding sequence ATGTCTCTTCTCGGCGCTTCCGCTACCGCCGCGCCGCACATTCTCAGCCTGCTGCGCCTCTTTGCCGCCGGCTCGTTTTTCTCACATGGCTCTATGAAGATCTTCTCCTGGCCAGCCCCCTTCGAATACCAGATGTCTGGCTTGGTTTATATCGCTGGATTTATGGAAGTGATCGGAGGCCCGTTACTCGCCATCGGCCTGATGACGCGCCCTGTCGCATTTATGTTGTCGGGTCTAATGGCCTTCGCCTACTTCATGGCCCATGCCCCGCAGAACTTTTTTCCGGTGCTCAACGGTGGCGAGCCGTCAATGCTCTACTGCTTCCTGTTTCTCTACATCTCGGCGGCTGGCCCAGGCCCGTGGAGCGTCGACGCCGCCATGGCCCGCCGGGCAAACTTGCGTCCGGCCCGATGA
- a CDS encoding integrase core domain-containing protein, giving the protein MIDCHTREFLGWQLSKSGKATTASAALEHALIARFGTLGRVEEEFLLRSDNGLVFTSLHFTAIVRSYGLKQEFITPHCPQQNVMVERFIRTLKEQCVHRHRFENIQHAMRVISDWIGFYNNRRPHQALAMRTPAEAFRLAA; this is encoded by the coding sequence GTGATCGACTGCCACACCCGCGAGTTTTTGGGCTGGCAACTGTCGAAGTCGGGCAAGGCCACGACGGCCAGCGCAGCCCTCGAGCATGCGCTGATCGCGAGGTTCGGCACACTGGGTCGTGTCGAGGAGGAGTTCCTGCTGAGGTCAGACAATGGCTTGGTTTTCACCAGCCTCCACTTCACAGCCATTGTCCGCAGTTACGGGCTCAAGCAGGAGTTCATCACCCCGCACTGCCCGCAGCAGAACGTCATGGTCGAGCGCTTCATCCGGACACTAAAGGAGCAGTGCGTGCATCGCCACCGCTTCGAGAACATCCAGCACGCCATGCGAGTCATCAGCGACTGGATCGGCTTCTACAACAACCGCCGCCCTCATCAGGCTCTTGCCATGCGCACGCCTGCCGAGGCATTCAGATTAGCGGCTTAA
- a CDS encoding LysR family transcriptional regulator, with protein MQPTLNHFKCFIVASEEGSFRKAALRLQVDPSVVSRAIQIVENDVGAELFKRIPGQGARLTEVGVAYAIEIDRIFDYMCRAKKAAQTIAFGSQGLIRLAISQDISGPILANALADHQEKFPNLKVDLLELAPADQVRSLRMGEVDIAIMLNPPNDRSMVVERVWIESCKVALAEDHWLAGHSDLSAADLDQEKIILGHPTRGPFFGEFVLSILQARQVHLETVARVERVETLLMLVDAHRGIAFVPGTSYHECVGGITYRSVNLRESDINVFAVLPTAEPPGLVGQFLNSLRSMAEKLQN; from the coding sequence TAGTTTCCGAAAGGCAGCATTGCGTCTTCAAGTCGATCCTTCTGTCGTCTCCCGGGCTATTCAAATCGTTGAAAACGATGTCGGCGCGGAATTGTTTAAACGAATTCCTGGGCAAGGCGCCAGGTTGACTGAAGTTGGAGTTGCTTACGCAATCGAGATTGATCGCATATTTGACTACATGTGCCGTGCGAAGAAAGCTGCACAAACTATTGCATTTGGTAGTCAGGGCTTAATACGCTTAGCTATCTCCCAAGACATTTCTGGTCCGATCCTCGCAAACGCCCTCGCGGATCATCAGGAAAAATTTCCGAATCTGAAGGTTGACTTGTTGGAGCTGGCGCCTGCTGATCAAGTGCGTTCATTGCGTATGGGTGAGGTCGATATTGCGATCATGCTAAATCCGCCGAACGACAGGTCGATGGTTGTTGAGAGGGTGTGGATTGAGAGCTGCAAGGTCGCACTCGCGGAGGACCATTGGCTTGCAGGACATAGCGATTTATCCGCTGCCGACCTCGATCAGGAGAAGATAATACTTGGACATCCAACACGTGGTCCATTCTTCGGCGAGTTTGTGTTATCTATTTTGCAGGCGCGGCAGGTTCATCTCGAGACCGTGGCGAGAGTGGAGCGTGTTGAAACACTATTGATGCTTGTGGACGCTCATAGGGGAATCGCCTTTGTGCCGGGAACGTCCTACCACGAGTGCGTTGGGGGCATTACCTACCGAAGCGTAAATTTGAGAGAATCAGACATCAATGTATTTGCAGTTCTGCCAACGGCTGAGCCCCCTGGGTTGGTCGGGCAATTTCTGAATAGTTTGCGCTCAATGGCGGAGAAGCTTCAGAATTAG